From the Billgrantia sulfidoxydans genome, one window contains:
- a CDS encoding manganese catalase family protein produces MFHHAKELQFNARVSGPDPRFASLLLEQFGGMNGELKAAMQYFTQAFAARQPYPKVYDMLMDIATEEFSHLEIVGATIQMLMNGVNGELKDISEQSEIMQMITGKAGKENIIHEAMVNPMFLAVSGGGPTVTNSQGVPWSGYYVDANGDLTVDLRSDIAAETRAKITYEYLMQFTDDPEVKETLKFLMTREVAHHQMFEAALSTLQPNFPPGVTQGDPRYSNLYFNMSKGQEARGPWNEGKSPMLGETWQYIDDPQSHVETSDGLRDQSPVGSSMSPEEADKKSKEVSELRSREIKDSVPKGSNQWSRYDE; encoded by the coding sequence ATGTTTCATCATGCCAAAGAACTTCAATTCAATGCTCGCGTCTCGGGACCCGACCCTAGATTTGCCAGCCTTCTTCTTGAGCAATTTGGTGGAATGAATGGCGAACTCAAGGCGGCCATGCAGTATTTCACCCAGGCGTTTGCCGCTCGCCAGCCTTATCCAAAGGTGTACGACATGCTGATGGATATCGCGACCGAAGAGTTCAGTCACCTGGAAATCGTGGGCGCCACGATACAGATGCTCATGAACGGTGTGAATGGCGAGTTGAAGGATATCTCGGAACAATCCGAAATCATGCAGATGATTACCGGAAAGGCGGGAAAGGAAAACATCATTCACGAGGCGATGGTCAACCCGATGTTCCTGGCGGTGAGCGGAGGAGGCCCTACCGTTACCAATAGCCAAGGCGTTCCCTGGTCAGGCTATTACGTAGACGCCAACGGTGACCTCACCGTCGATCTTCGTTCGGATATCGCGGCGGAGACACGCGCCAAGATCACCTACGAATACCTCATGCAGTTCACCGACGATCCCGAGGTCAAGGAGACCTTGAAGTTTCTGATGACACGCGAAGTCGCCCATCATCAGATGTTCGAGGCGGCGCTCTCCACCCTGCAGCCGAACTTTCCACCCGGCGTTACCCAAGGCGACCCGCGCTACAGTAACCTCTACTTCAACATGTCCAAGGGCCAGGAGGCTAGAGGGCCATGGAATGAAGGCAAGAGCCCTATGCTGGGCGAAACCTGGCAATACATCGACGACCCTCAGTCGCACGTCGAAACCAGTGACGGTCTCAGAGACCAATCCCCTGTCGGTTCCTCGATGAGCCCGGAGGAAGCGGATAAGAAGAGCAAGGAAGTCAGTGAGCTACGCAGCCGGGAAATCAAGGACTCGGTTCCCAAGGGCAGCAACCAGTGGAGCCGCTACGACGAATAG
- a CDS encoding Crp/Fnr family transcriptional regulator encodes MNAETYLPDTLMIRKLGSLFPLDEEERQALRDLPVQVARLKPDQSVVQIGDRPRQCCLVLAGLTCVYKLSYEGRRQIMALHVPGDMPDLQSLHLEVMDSSIASLSPCTVGFIQHADLRRMCERHLRLASALWRETLVDASIYREWLLSIGQRDAYTRMAHLLCELMVRLKAVGLAEEDTFDLPMSQHELADVIGISAVHVSRTLQALRADGLVQSRKMKVTILDWEKLKQAGEFDPLYLHLRRGEA; translated from the coding sequence ATGAATGCCGAAACGTACTTGCCCGATACGCTGATGATCCGCAAGCTGGGGAGCCTCTTTCCTCTCGACGAGGAAGAGAGGCAGGCGCTCCGCGACTTGCCGGTGCAGGTGGCGCGTCTCAAGCCCGATCAGTCTGTCGTGCAGATTGGTGACCGGCCCAGGCAGTGCTGCCTGGTGCTGGCGGGCTTGACCTGTGTCTACAAGCTCAGCTACGAGGGCAGGCGCCAGATCATGGCGCTGCACGTGCCCGGTGACATGCCGGACCTGCAGAGCCTGCACCTGGAGGTCATGGACAGCAGCATTGCCTCGCTCAGCCCTTGTACGGTCGGCTTCATCCAGCACGCGGACCTGCGCCGAATGTGCGAGCGTCATCTACGACTCGCGTCCGCCCTCTGGCGCGAGACACTGGTCGACGCCTCGATCTATCGGGAGTGGCTGCTCAGCATCGGGCAGCGAGACGCCTATACCCGCATGGCCCACTTGCTGTGTGAGCTCATGGTCCGCCTGAAGGCGGTGGGGCTCGCCGAGGAAGATACCTTCGACCTGCCGATGAGCCAGCACGAGCTGGCGGACGTGATCGGCATCAGCGCGGTGCATGTCAGCCGCACGCTTCAGGCGCTGCGGGCCGATGGCCTCGTGCAGAGCAGGAAAATGAAGGTGACCATCCTCGACTGGGAGAAACTGAAGCAGGCGGGCGAGTTCGATCCCCTCTACCTTCATCTGAGAAGGGGCGAGGCATGA
- a CDS encoding sulfite exporter TauE/SafE family protein produces the protein MVLELIWLAYVALGGLVGVMAGLLGIGGGGIMVPILTALFVVQGVPHEHLAHLALGTAMAAIIPASTASLLSHRRHGAVRWEIVRYLTPGILVGTFLATFIAAALPTRGLAIFFAGFMTLMSLQMLANLKPKPTRRLPGPVGLGGVGVGIGGISALVAIGGGSLTVPFLTWCNVRLPMAVGTSAAVGLPIAVAGALGYVINGWGTPGLPGATLGFVYVPALLLMAPFSILLAPVGARLAHRLPVAMLKRIFAIMLMGLALQMVYTVYSA, from the coding sequence GTGGTCTTGGAACTGATCTGGTTGGCCTACGTGGCCTTGGGTGGCTTGGTGGGGGTCATGGCCGGCCTGCTGGGCATTGGCGGTGGCGGCATCATGGTACCGATCCTGACCGCCTTGTTCGTCGTGCAGGGCGTGCCGCACGAGCACTTGGCCCACCTGGCGCTGGGCACGGCCATGGCCGCCATCATTCCCGCTTCCACCGCAAGCCTTCTCTCTCATCGACGTCACGGCGCCGTGCGCTGGGAGATCGTCCGCTACCTGACCCCAGGCATCCTGGTGGGCACCTTCCTGGCCACCTTCATCGCTGCCGCCTTGCCGACCCGGGGACTGGCGATCTTCTTCGCCGGTTTCATGACCCTGATGTCACTGCAGATGCTGGCCAATCTCAAGCCCAAGCCGACGCGGCGTCTTCCGGGGCCGGTCGGTCTCGGTGGCGTGGGGGTGGGGATCGGTGGGATATCGGCGCTGGTCGCCATTGGCGGTGGGTCGCTCACCGTGCCGTTCCTCACCTGGTGCAACGTCAGGCTGCCCATGGCCGTGGGGACCTCCGCGGCGGTGGGGTTGCCGATTGCCGTGGCCGGTGCCCTGGGGTATGTGATCAATGGCTGGGGGACACCCGGGCTGCCCGGCGCCACGCTGGGCTTCGTCTACGTACCGGCGCTGCTGTTGATGGCGCCCTTCAGCATCCTGCTGGCGCCCGTGGGGGCCAGGCTGGCGCATCGCCTGCCGGTGGCGATGCTGAAGCGAATCTTCGCGATCATGCTGATGGGGCTGGCGCTGCAGATGGTGTACACGGTCTACAGCGCCTAA